The nucleotide window GCACCAGCCTGACCAACTCCAACATCCCCCGCTTCGGGGTGAAGACCGACACCGAGGACTCTCTGGCCAAGGTGAGAAAGCCCAGGCGCTCGGATCAAATGATCGGTTATTCTCTTCAGCAGAACACACTAAACGTCCAACAGGATGTCATCTTATTTAACTGATGACAAGCGCTATACTGCAGCCACAGTGTTCCTAAGCATTACGCTGTAGCTCCTTGGTTATTAGCAGTTAATTCAAAACCGAGCAGTTATTTCACTCTCATACATGCTGTACCACCTCGCcccattgttttctttcccatttTTTCAAAGTGGCAGCCAAATAATGCGGGACTCTTTTCAATTTCAGGAGCTGGAAGACATAAACAAATGGGGCCTTAATGTTTTCAAAGTCACAGAGTTTTCGGGAAATAGGCCTTTAACAGTCATGATGTACACAATCTTCCAGGTAAGTAAATTTAGTTATACCAGCTGTCACAGTACATATCAGTCCAATTTCCAATATCTACAGCCAGAAAGTTGACCATATTAAACAcatctttgctgtttttttcttattttcaggAAAGAGACTTgctaaaaacattcaaaattccACTAGACACCTTTATAACCTATTTGATGACCTTGGAAGATCATTACCATGCAGACGTTGCATACCACAACAACATCCATGCTGCTGATGTTGCCCAGTCTACCCATGTGCTGCTATCCACCCCTGCTTTAGAGGTAAGGGCCTGAAACGTCTCGCTCAGTAAGGACGCTAGTGTAGCAGCGGCTTATTCTGTCCATGAACACATAATCAGCTGTGCAAAATCAGATGTCTGCTCCTGGGGGTATACCTGGCAGGACTCAGGGGGGACCACCCAGATAGGATGTCAGCACTCTTCTgcttttaattgtgtgtgtgtgtgtgtgtgtgtgtgtgtgtgagagagaaagagagggagagagagagagagagagagagagagagatatagagatgGCTGCGTTTGGCCAACTCCGGGAGGAGTGCGTGTGGAGGCATGGTGGTGGAGCACCAGGCGACAGCGCTGTTAATTAAAACACCCGGAGAGAGCGTGAGAGCCAGCCACATGTCCAATTAGCGCAGGCGTACACTGACGGCACCAAAGCCAAGCCGACAAGCCAAGGGAGTACAGCCTAGCCCAGTGGCACCAAACCCGGCCCGACGAGCCAAGGGAGTACAGGCTAGCCCACACCCATCCCCACCGACTGGCCTCACCACTGTGGCGGCAGATCCATACCTCCCCTTAACATGACAGCAAAATCCCCTCAACAACGATGCCTCTCAGGCGAGGGCATCACAACACACTGGCCACATTCAGCAGAAGCCCTATGATTGGTTTCAGAGAATGCTAAGAATGTGTCGCCTGGTCTTTGAGCTTGGCTGGTAGCAGGTGCATTCCAATGAACTGAAACCTCATCAGGGCAATTTCATAcagccattttttttgtaaaaagacATGTTTTGCTTGTATCAATGGCAATTGCttagaaaatgatttttaaaaaataatgagttGTTTCTGTATTAAAAGGTTCCTAGGCTGGTTTtccaaaaagcaaaatatatgGTTGTCATTTGGATGTATCAGGCATTTATGAAATCCCCAAACAATCACATAGATGCTGTGTCTTTCCACAGCATGACCCTGGGTGTTCTTTAAGCATACACTTTATCAGATATTCAAAGTGTGTGTTCATTGTACCATGTTGGCACTTTAGCAGTTATCTGAAATGACCTCCTTGCTTAATTGGAGAGAGCCAGAAACAGCACCCCAGCATCGTGAACATCCCTGGCGCCTATTAGCACCATCCTCTGAGCTGGTGCTACTTCCATTGACGTCAAgagagctttaaaaaaatgtgtgatttccTTGAGGTGTCGAGCAAACCTCTGCAGACAGCAGGCTGGGCCTGCAGGCCTGGCAGGCTTGCCAAGTTTCACCTCACCTTCTCTTCAGAGGCCTCTAGAGGGAACTAGAGGACCCACACGCCATCAGAACGAAGGCCAAATATGGCTGACAGCTCCTGAGCAATTAGACCTTTAAATAATAATGCTTAAGGGAGGCTCTCTGAAAATGGGGCTCACCAGTGGATTGTGTGATCTGttagaaaaaataacacaccGGGTATTGTTCATGTTTACTGCTTTATATTTGAATAAGCTTCTATCAGCGAGTGGGACATACTCTTTCTATTGAAGCcagtaacatttaaaatactgtcAACATTAATATATGGCATGTGTCTTAAAGTAATTTTCTAAGTcttaaaaatggacaaaaaaaaagtgtcctcCATGTTCAGTCTCTGTGTATGCCCTCTACTTCACCGTCTGCATCCATTGTCTGAATGTTCTGAAACGGTATGTTCTGTCAAAACGATCCGAAACAATGCGGAAGACAAATCACTACCAGATGTTGAGGTGGAATTAAAGTGAATGAAATAGAGGAGTTCCCACAAATGCTGAGCTGAGGCAACAGACAAACAATAGACGGTTTATGGGCTTATAAAGTTTGCGGGCCTTGGAGGGATGGCTGAACGACTGACTCTGAGagtctcctcctctgtctgtctgtctgtaacagGCTGTGTTCACTGACCTCGAGATCCTCGCTGCCATTTTCGCCAGTGCGATTCACGACGTGGATCACCCTGGAGTTTCCAACCAGTTCCTCATCAACACCAGTGAGTCTTTGCCTCCCCGGTCATGCTCTGTTTAATGAATGGATAATCTGAGTGTCCGCATTTTGTTTTAAGCTGCAAGAGTTTAAACACAGAAACCAGACTTACAAAATGCAAGCAATGTCCTGTGGTTCCTATCAGTATGTGACCCACCCCtaagacacactcacacacaaacacacatatgaaaGGGGCAGTAAATTATATGGACTATATATGATTAGATGTAGTATATTTTGACGTTCACCATATGTTTTGACTTCCTTCTTTGgattctacacacacacacgaacagcTGGACAGATTTACGGCATCCAGTGTTTGCTTTGCAGCACACCTGACATGGCATAAACAGGTGGACCTCGGAAATAAATCACTACTTTCCACTGCTGACTTTTGACACTTAAGACAAGGCTGTGTGAGGAATTGCATTTTCCCGGGGCCTGTGCATTCCTCCGCGACGCCAACCAAAGCCCAGAGGGGGGATCCCCGCAGCAAGCGGCACGCAATGACTCATCCATAGGAAACAAAGGGCTCCCGTCCCGATTTATACGGATAGGGGAGGCAGCGCTGGGGGCCACTTGGAGCCACGCTAAATGGCTTAAAGGACACACCAGACTGTGGATGTCCTCAAAGCCGAGTGACCTCAAGCAAGGATTAATTGtcgtctctctttttttctttttaaaaaaaaaaaaaaaaaaaactgttatgtAATCTGAAAATATGACACGGGGTGCATTAAAGAGATGCCGCACACAGAGAGGATTTTTGTTACTGCGTGTTCCCTGCCTGTGACAGCAGAAATCTGAAGCGTCAATCAAAGCGGCCCTTTTTTAAAGCCTGTGGAGAGGAGTGCCGccgctcccccctccctcccctccagcaTGGGCTTGTGCGTCACTCAAAAGTCTCATTGTCATATTCATCTCCTTCCCAGCACTCGTCAGCCTGTCAAGCGGTGATGGCGGCATGAATATCAGAGCAAATGTGGTAGAATCAATAGAAAAATGTCTTATTTATCTGCGtgcattaaatataatttactgCTCCtttcatacatgtaaatattgtaaaattacataaattgcAAAGTGTATTCTGCgatacatacataaaatgttGCATCTGTGAATGGCAGTAATTACTCTATTTTGTTATACGTGCAGtgggttttaaaaatgtaatgttaaccTTTTGACATACATCGCTTTGTAAATAAGGACAGGCAAACACAAGTGTGGAGAGATAGGAAATGACTGTGACACTGTCTCAcccatgtgtgtctgtgtgtgtgtgtgtgtttgtgtgtgtgcgtgcatgcgttcCCCTGCAGACTCTGAGCTGGCGCTCATGTACAATGACTCATCGGTGCTGGAGAATCACCACCTGGCGGTGGGCTTCAAGCTGCTGCAGGAAGAGAactgtgacattttccaaaacctgaccaaaaaacaaagacaatccCTGAGGAAGATGGTCATCGACATTGTAAGTGGCAGTCCTTTCTCAGCTGCGCCCATCACAGGGGCTTAATGAGAGTCCACACtctgaatgtatttatgtaatctatgtatttgtaatgtatttgtttattttgctgtatttatgtCACACATTCTTCaatgtgtctctgttctgttATTATAGGTTCTTGCTACTGATATGTCCAAACATATGAACCTTCTTGCTGACCTAAAAACCATGGTGGAGACAAAGAAGGTGACCAGCTCTGGCGTTCTGCTTTTGGATAACTACTCGGATAGGATACAGGTGAGCTACCTAATTTTTATACCTATTTATCCTACAACTGTTTCTTTGTAACTTGTAGTCTTTACATGTGATACCCTCAATTAGTGGTAACGTTTGGTGGAAAACGGTTAGAAATCAGAATATATTCcatctattttatattttcacgTTGATTTGCAATATTTAAGGAATGCATGTCAGCCAGAAACACATTACCATGTAGAGTTAAGAAAGTGAGTGCCTTGAGTGGCGTTAGCTTTTTGTATTACAATTGGTATTATCAACATGTGCTTAGAAGggcttttacaaaaaaagaacaggcgGGTTTCATTTCAGAGGTTGAGATTGCTGGCTAAACATAGCTGTTGATGACTGACCGCAGGTTCTCCAGAACATGGTGCACTGCGCGGACCTGAGCAACCCCACAAAGCCCCTGCAGCTGTACCGGCAGTGGACCGACCGCATCATGGAGGAGTTCTTCAGCCAAGGAGACCGCGAGCGTGAGCGGGGCATGGAGATCAGCCCCATGTGCGACAAGCACAACGCCTCCGTGGAGAAGTCCCAGGTACGCCCCCGCACCCTGCACACAGGGATTCCAGTGCAGCCGATGAGCATTAGTAGCTATGCAGGGCAGGATTTTAGAGGGTGATTAAGTGTCCTTTGGGGTGCCTTTGAAGTAAAAGGCCCAGCCCTGTAGAGGGTAGAGCTGGATGTGTCATACGTACAGcatatacagatacatacatgtacagCCGTAATCCTCAGTGTTCAACCTCTGAGTCAACAGCTTGCACCTAGAGAAAATAAAGGCATTGCCTTTTTTAATATTGCTGCGTAACTAGTAATGGCAGGTAGCCATAAATTCTGTGTACATGCCAACATGTGTTCCCTGATGTCCAGGTGGGCTTCATAGGCTAGATCGTGCACTTGTTGTGGGACACGTGACatgacctctgtgtgtgtttgtgtgtgtgtgtgtgtgtgtctgatccAGGTGGGCTTCATCGACTACATTGTGCACCCACTGTGGGAGACGTGGGCCGACTTGGTGCACCCAGACGCCCAGGACATCCTGGACACCCTAGAGGACAACCGCGAGTGGTACCAGAGCACCATCCCGCAGAGTCCCTCGCCCGCCCCCGATGACCCTGAGGAGGGCCGCCCGGGCGGGGCCGACAAGTTCCAGTTTGAGCTGACGCTGGAGGAGGACGGCGAGTCGGACACGGAGAAGGACAGTGGCAGCCAGGccgaagaggaggaggaggaggaggaggaagaggaggacaacAGCTGCAGTGACTCCAAAACGCTTTGCACTCAGGACTCTGAGTCCACTGAGATCCCGCTGGACGAgcaggtggaggaagaggaggaggaggaggaagaggaggctgTCTCATCGGAGCCTTGCGCAGTGGtcgaggaggaagaagaggaggaagaggaggagcagcctGCCGACACATAACAGTGCGGACAGCCTCGAAAAACTGTCATATTTAATACCAGATAAATGacgaataataataataatgataatgataataataataataaaatgttttttgtttgtttttatgaaagTTCCAAAGCGCACGTTGCACTCCACAACCCTGGCCACTCCTCACCACCATCTGCCAGAACAGAGTAAAAGCAGACTCGCTGGTAGCTCTACAATTTTGCACTCAGGAATATTTAGTCAGTTTTCTTGTTGCGTTTAgttgacttttttcattttttttttttggtttggtttttcCACCTTGTGGGAGCGATGTGTCTGTTCACTGACACTTAGCTCCTAATGGGTCAGAGGTTTCAGAGTCACCCGGAtgctattttttcccccacaaccATGTCCCCTTTTTGCAAAGACCGGCGGTATTCCTGAATTTGGATTAAAACTCTTCTGACGGAGCAAAGGAcgaaaagccttttttttttgtttttcaaattcaaTTACAATACGATTGGAAGAAAGCGTTGAGCTGCAGTCTGATTGGCAGCTCACCCAGACTCTTTTTGTCAGATGAAGGGAAAAGCTGAGATGAACGGCGCAGGCGAAAGGGGACAGGGAGAATGGCAGGAGAGAGGCTTTGTGTGGATTTATCAAGACACTTTTTCTAATTTCAAGTCTTCCTTGAaacctgactgaaaaaaaaaatacacacacacacacagcttggaTGCTGTTTTGACCTCTTGagtttttgtattgtatgtaaaaTGGAGATCTTTTGTAGATTTTActtttgttattaaaaaaaatcgtATGGAgacattatatttaaaaagaatcTTTGAAAATTTCATCTGCCATCgctatattattttattttattttattttattttgtgttcagtaaCTTGCAAGTTTGCTGTGTGATGCAGACAGGCGACCCTTGAGTAAcgtgtgttttcactgtgtggtTTTGAATCTCTGTGCAGGATAGCTTGAgactttgacatgtttttgtttcattttaataacaaagttgttttcagtttatGGGGTTTTATGAGTGAGTCgatatatgtgtatattatgcatatataaatgtattctaCACAAATCatctaaaataatttttttagcTGTTGACCTTCAATAAGCCTTTGACTTTGAAAAGTCATTGTTGCCTACGAAACATTCATTCACTTCAATGCTATTGTGACGCTTATGGCAGATTAAAACACCTTGGTTAATCCTCTCTGCCTAAATGCTATCAGCTTATCTGAAAACCATGCATATAACCGCACTGCATTATGTGAGAAGTGCGATGAATACCAAGTGGATTTTGAGACGCTTATGACATCCTGTTAAGAACAGACAGCTCCagttttttgctttgcattcatatattgttttctgttttctatttCTGTTGCTCCCATTGAccagcagttcatttttaaatgtggatCAGCAATTCAGAATATTTGACATGGACGGAACAGTATTGCCCTTATCTCCGCTTTGCTTCTATTCTCTGTAAGTTATAAAGGATCCGACACATGACAATCAGTGACATATTGTAGTCTTGAAAGTTGGGGAGGATGGTTCAATGCACTGACGTTCTCATGTTCACACCTCGACTGCTTTCTTTGCCAAATCTGCACTCCTCAACTGGACTTGCACAACTCTACACACACTATCATGAAAATCAGTGAagtggcttttcttttttttatataaatacattttatttctgttgtgttatTCTATTTTCTTGTATGTGCGTCACTGTTTTGCCATAATTAAAGCGGTACTGTAGACCATTAACCGTAGCATAGACAGCAGAACATATAGGCTTGCAAGTTACTATACCCAAACACCCTTTTTTTCTGGTCACGGTGAGAGTATGTACATAGAACAAAGattaatatctttttttaagatattaatagaaaaaaggcaacaaaaaacTTGAATGAATCTGGCTTTTAAGGAGTGCTTACTgaaaaaaggttattttaaatgcattatttaaaatattttattttgtgccatgcatttctttttctcacCAGACAACCTTACCTGTAATGGAGTTTCTCGTTTGTCTCTGTTTACAACCATGTATTTATTGTGCTGTACATATTATataatgtttattgtaaatgacCGATTCTTACTATATCATCCCTTATGGCGATGGTGTTGCTGTACTTGGAAAACTCTTGTTGAGAGAATGTTTATTATACATACTTATTCAATGTAAAGTTGATCTTCTGTAATATGTCACCTTAGAGCTTGTTTGTGGAGAACCGGGGGAAAGCCAAACAATACGATAAAGAAGAAAAGCCGCAGGTCTTTGGCCCCAGGGCTGTGCCTTAACTTTAAACgatctttttccttttgtgttttcattgttttcttgtctttttccctcttcctttttGCTGCATTAGAAGAGACTAGGCTGGGCATTTCTTAACCCCTTCCCACAGTCTGCGTCAGTGCCGAAGCGAAATAAGCTAAAGCTAAGGCGTTAGGGCGTTCTCATTTTCCGACCTTTCGCTTCACCGTCCGGGCGGAGGCGGGAAACGGCGGCCGCCGCGGCACTCTCCTTCCCCGCGCCCGCCCGAGACCAGGCAGGCGCAGTATGAAACACAGTGGAAtgcaatacaaacacactcatatcTCTGCTTGGAGGAGAGCGTACGGGGATGACCCCTGTACAGTCGAGACTGTAGAActacctttttttcttttgtgctgttACAAACGGTGTCGACAAAACAGTTCAGGTACTGTCTCTGTGATCTACCTTTGTCCAGCCCTGTGGATATTTGCTTGTGTAGTGAAGGGagtgtcttttttaaaaaattctttgtCAAAAGAGCCTCTTTTTCTGACACGCATACTGTAGATTTTAGCAGCCCTGGACCAAAGCAATCGGTGgcttttattataaatattatttttattttattttatttttgttcttttttaatggtATAAAAGGGATACATGAActgtaacttaaaaaaaaaactccagaacAACCATAATTTCTTTTCTATAGGTTACGTCTTTAGAATGCCAACCTGTCTGGAAATTTCACAAGACAATTATTTTAATGGATTCCTTGTCTCTTACAGTCTATTGGATAGTACTGTAGATCATGCTCTGAACCTTCagtaaaaaacaataaaactgaaaaaaaaaacatttttatatgcaacagatgaaataaaagcatGGGTTGATTCCGCCTACATTTTGTCttgttgtctgtcttttttatgaGGGGAAATTTGGCTGTGAAAGGAATGCTTTTGGTAGGCCTTACTACCTAAAAACTGCTCATGAATCACATTTGATGGTGTGATGGGTAGGGAGCAGGATGTGTGGCCAGATATTTACAGGCTTCAACCCTAGTGTACCCTTACACGGGGTGTCTCCTCTAAATTTGgtaataaatatgcaaaatataaatgagtATAAATGAGAGTGAgctctgtaaatgtaaatataagggTGTGTGCTCCAAAAGTAAGCAAATAAGTAAGGCCGGAAATACTGCCATTAAAACAACATGGAGGGCATCTCTCATGTTGAAGAAAATTTAACGTGTTGGCCTTAATGTAGATGTATTGTATATAGAGGTAGAGGAGGCGTGTTAATGTTATTGGTAGTATCATTATTTGTAATGGTAAGTTCAGAGAGCAAATTAATTATGCGCATTGCATCTGCATGCAGTAATTATAAAACAGTGTTACCCTTAAAGAATATGTGTAAAGTGTATTGTATTAGTGTATTTGCAATTAAGAATTTCCTATAAAACAGAAAGTTTTGTTTGTATAATATTCAATCATACCCCCAAATCCCATCCTTCATagtgtgaaattaattttagaaAACACAGAATTACAGTAAAGCCCCTGATTTTAAAACTGGCTTCCTTTCCTCTTAAGGGAGAACCGTCGGACCCCATACCAGCtggatcggggggggggggggggggggagtggggggttggCTGATATTATATAATGTTATCCTACATAGAGCACCAAGAACTCTAACAACAACCCTGTTAAGATTGTCACAgttatgatgattattattagtatgAATTTGCAAATAAAGCAAGCAGTTTTTGCCTGGTTGCTCAATGGGCTGACATAAAATTCCAGACACCTGGAAACTGCGTCATATTTTCCCCAGAGCAGCACCATCTTGTGGCCATATGGAGAAAGATAAATTGGTCTCATCCTGACGTCCAcatcatcttttcatttttggtaaGTGCTGTACTCCGGCTTAAAGCTCGTCTGCACACTGAAGTTAGAGCAGGCAGTGCCAGAGATGGATGTGGAGCTGATGTTCTAGGGCTGCTTGGCTATTTTCCCACTTCAATTACAGATATATCTTACAACTGCAAATCTAGCTGCAAAAACTGCTCTTACACAGTAGTTTCGAACAGGTGCATTCCAACACTGATGTAGTTTAAAGGCATCCCTGTTATTCCCTGAAATAAGCAGGCAGTTAATACGTCAGCTTCTTTTGTTCCAATTCAGACTTCACCAGGGCAACTCTAAAAAACATAAccacaaataaacaattatttCAACCTACTCTACATATACAAATGTCATTACAAACCACAATGCACCTTTCCTCTCTGTgaagaataatacattttctaaCACCCTATTTTCCTGGTTACCATTAACATGACAGCCCTGTTGGTGCTGTTTaacttgacaaaataaaaaatttcaaaaagctCTTCCCATTTCCATGAAACCCTTTCATCTGTGGTTGCTTACCTGTAATCTagtgagatttttttccacattggtCAGCTGATTCTGCAGCATGCTTTTTCATGTCCTCCATCTCATCCTCCTTAGATTCTGCCCTCTGGTTTCCAAGCTTGCAAGGCCATCTTCCCCAGGTCCATGGCTGTCTGACACAGTTTGTGCTGGCAGAATACGGACATCAGTAAGCCAGTGGAGAAAATCCAACGACTCTGCTGACCTGTCCACCAACCAGATTCTTCTCTCCGCCTTTTCATCTGTTCTCTCACCTGTTAAAGTTTTTCTTTAAGAGAATAAAATTCAGCAGTCATCCTCTAACCTTGGCAAACGCCATCTTCTCTTACTTTGGTATACCAACCTCatcgccccctctctcttctctcactctACATATGTTTGTACCACATTAAAGTGAGAAAGTTGCTGTCATTCCAAACCATTCCCTTGACCAACGTATGACCCACCCATCCAGGCACCAGCCTACCTATGCCCACCCTGGCCTACCATTgctctctgcattttctcatttcagcaACACCTCAAAACTTCTGAGGTCTCACCATCTGATCACCTGTTCCTCAAACCATCACCTGACCCTCTCTCCACCAGTTGTGTTCTCTCTATTTTCAAGCATGTCCAATGCTTTCTAAAACCcttgtaaatgctgtttttaattaattgtccTATTTTCTTTCTCGGAATCACCTGCATGACCCTGACCTGGCTTTAAGAATGGCTACTCTGCCTAAACATCTCTTCTCTCCATCACAGATGCACTTCAGTCTGAGAGAACAGCCTCCCATTCACCTTTTATGATTCTTCCAGAACATTCCCTGCCCTTTGGTACAGTCCATCAAAATTTCTGTTTAACATGGCACAGATAAGGCACTCTTCTTAGCTGGGTCTAGTCCTACCTCTCTGGGCCATATAAACCCCTTCCAGCCTTTTAACAGGAGTCATACAAGGCTCTGTGcttctcccccctctgttcTGTCTGTACACATTATTATTGTGTTCCATTATTTCATCGCACAGTTTTACTTGTAGCTGTTATGTTTATGGTTCCGAACTGTTTCAATATTTTCCCCCATTTGGCACACAGATCTCATAAAACATCGCAGCATACTTTGCTGATGTTTCATCATGGAGGTCTAATCATTATCTGAGGATCAGGTTTGCTAAGACTTAGCTTCTCCACTTCTCCACTTAGCCTCTCCCTGCTCAGCCCTCTCCCTTTAATGTGCCACCTATCACTCTTTATGGAACACCTGATGAGGAACTGATCCTTATAAATCAAATAATGTTGAATAATGCCGGTCGGTAGGGTGTGCAGATTCTTGTTACTGCCTACTCATCCCAGTTTCTGATCCAGGTCCTGTTCCATTGTTCAttggaaaaaaagccattttgcaTTAATGCATAGCAGTTAGATGCAGGGACAGATGGACCACAAGGGGACAGTGCTCCTATACTCAGACTGAcagatctttcttttttttaatcagcttcTTTAATTGTTTTTGATGAGTTAAGCTTCACCTGCATATGACCGATATTTGACtttgtctgtattgttttttgaAGGATAGCCTTTAAAGGACAGACCTTTGAAGGACGGTCTTATAGGAGAGCAGCATCACGTCAGTTATATAATTACGCTTCATCCATTTCAATGTTATAACGGGCAACATCTCTGCTGGGGATTCTGACATTTGATGCAATTATGAGATAATTCTCCTAAGCAGGCATGCTATGCTGGACAGCTGAGGCAGTCATTTGTCTTTGAACCATGGATCTATGACAGACAGCCAAATGCAGGCAAATGCCAAATGCACTCTGGCACACTGATGGTGAAACTGGGTTTGTGATCAGAGGATCTTTGTTCTTGACCT belongs to Megalops cyprinoides isolate fMegCyp1 chromosome 5, fMegCyp1.pri, whole genome shotgun sequence and includes:
- the LOC118778397 gene encoding cAMP-specific 3',5'-cyclic phosphodiesterase 4D-like isoform X1; this encodes MKPGRTHAGREKKMMHVNNFPFRRHSWICFDVDNGTSSGRSPLDPMTSPGSGLILQANFVHSQRRESFLYRSDSDYDLSPKSMSRNSSIASDMNNHLQRPGLVSRRSEPVISGNHGDDLIVTPFAQVLASLRTVRNNFAALTNLQQDRASNKRSPMCNQPPITKTSFTEEAYQKLATETLEELDWCLDQLETLQTRHSVSEMASNKFKRMLNRELTHLSEMSRSGNQVSEFISNTFLDKQHDVEMPSPQTQKEKEKKKKPMSQISGVKKLMHSTSLTNSNIPRFGVKTDTEDSLAKELEDINKWGLNVFKVTEFSGNRPLTVMMYTIFQERDLLKTFKIPLDTFITYLMTLEDHYHADVAYHNNIHAADVAQSTHVLLSTPALEAVFTDLEILAAIFASAIHDVDHPGVSNQFLINTNSELALMYNDSSVLENHHLAVGFKLLQEENCDIFQNLTKKQRQSLRKMVIDIVLATDMSKHMNLLADLKTMVETKKVTSSGVLLLDNYSDRIQVLQNMVHCADLSNPTKPLQLYRQWTDRIMEEFFSQGDRERERGMEISPMCDKHNASVEKSQVGFIDYIVHPLWETWADLVHPDAQDILDTLEDNREWYQSTIPQSPSPAPDDPEEGRPGGADKFQFELTLEEDGESDTEKDSGSQAEEEEEEEEEEEDNSCSDSKTLCTQDSESTEIPLDEQVEEEEEEEEEEAVSSEPCAVVEEEEEEEEEEQPADT
- the LOC118778397 gene encoding cAMP-specific 3',5'-cyclic phosphodiesterase 4D-like isoform X2; translation: MKPGRTHAGREKKMMHVNNFPFRRHSWICFDVDNGTSSGRSPLDPMTSPGSGLILQANFVHSQRRESFLYRSDSDYDLSPKSMSRNSSIASDIHGDDLIVTPFAQVLASLRTVRNNFAALTNLQQDRASNKRSPMCNQPPITKTSFTEEAYQKLATETLEELDWCLDQLETLQTRHSVSEMASNKFKRMLNRELTHLSEMSRSGNQVSEFISNTFLDKQHDVEMPSPQTQKEKEKKKKPMSQISGVKKLMHSTSLTNSNIPRFGVKTDTEDSLAKELEDINKWGLNVFKVTEFSGNRPLTVMMYTIFQERDLLKTFKIPLDTFITYLMTLEDHYHADVAYHNNIHAADVAQSTHVLLSTPALEAVFTDLEILAAIFASAIHDVDHPGVSNQFLINTNSELALMYNDSSVLENHHLAVGFKLLQEENCDIFQNLTKKQRQSLRKMVIDIVLATDMSKHMNLLADLKTMVETKKVTSSGVLLLDNYSDRIQVLQNMVHCADLSNPTKPLQLYRQWTDRIMEEFFSQGDRERERGMEISPMCDKHNASVEKSQVGFIDYIVHPLWETWADLVHPDAQDILDTLEDNREWYQSTIPQSPSPAPDDPEEGRPGGADKFQFELTLEEDGESDTEKDSGSQAEEEEEEEEEEEDNSCSDSKTLCTQDSESTEIPLDEQVEEEEEEEEEEAVSSEPCAVVEEEEEEEEEEQPADT
- the LOC118778397 gene encoding cAMP-specific 3',5'-cyclic phosphodiesterase 4D-like isoform X3 — translated: MRDIGRFFSEPDDRRRGHGDDLIVTPFAQVLASLRTVRNNFAALTNLQQDRASNKRSPMCNQPPITKTSFTEEAYQKLATETLEELDWCLDQLETLQTRHSVSEMASNKFKRMLNRELTHLSEMSRSGNQVSEFISNTFLDKQHDVEMPSPQTQKEKEKKKKPMSQISGVKKLMHSTSLTNSNIPRFGVKTDTEDSLAKELEDINKWGLNVFKVTEFSGNRPLTVMMYTIFQERDLLKTFKIPLDTFITYLMTLEDHYHADVAYHNNIHAADVAQSTHVLLSTPALEAVFTDLEILAAIFASAIHDVDHPGVSNQFLINTNSELALMYNDSSVLENHHLAVGFKLLQEENCDIFQNLTKKQRQSLRKMVIDIVLATDMSKHMNLLADLKTMVETKKVTSSGVLLLDNYSDRIQVLQNMVHCADLSNPTKPLQLYRQWTDRIMEEFFSQGDRERERGMEISPMCDKHNASVEKSQVGFIDYIVHPLWETWADLVHPDAQDILDTLEDNREWYQSTIPQSPSPAPDDPEEGRPGGADKFQFELTLEEDGESDTEKDSGSQAEEEEEEEEEEEDNSCSDSKTLCTQDSESTEIPLDEQVEEEEEEEEEEAVSSEPCAVVEEEEEEEEEEQPADT
- the LOC118778397 gene encoding cAMP-specific 3',5'-cyclic phosphodiesterase 4D-like isoform X4 encodes the protein MTFLKMPEANYLRSVSWGYIKFKRMLNRELTHLSEMSRSGNQVSEFISNTFLDKQHDVEMPSPQTQKEKEKKKKPMSQISGVKKLMHSTSLTNSNIPRFGVKTDTEDSLAKELEDINKWGLNVFKVTEFSGNRPLTVMMYTIFQERDLLKTFKIPLDTFITYLMTLEDHYHADVAYHNNIHAADVAQSTHVLLSTPALEAVFTDLEILAAIFASAIHDVDHPGVSNQFLINTNSELALMYNDSSVLENHHLAVGFKLLQEENCDIFQNLTKKQRQSLRKMVIDIVLATDMSKHMNLLADLKTMVETKKVTSSGVLLLDNYSDRIQVLQNMVHCADLSNPTKPLQLYRQWTDRIMEEFFSQGDRERERGMEISPMCDKHNASVEKSQVGFIDYIVHPLWETWADLVHPDAQDILDTLEDNREWYQSTIPQSPSPAPDDPEEGRPGGADKFQFELTLEEDGESDTEKDSGSQAEEEEEEEEEEEDNSCSDSKTLCTQDSESTEIPLDEQVEEEEEEEEEEAVSSEPCAVVEEEEEEEEEEQPADT